TTATTGACCACCCGTCTCATGTATAAGGTTATTTTTCTATCAACAAAATTCAGATTTCTTTGCTGTAATGCATCAATATGTTTGATAGCAGTAAAAGACTGAACAGGTGTGTTGAAACTCTTCTGACAGGTCTGTACTGAAGTGATGGTTCTAGCACGATCAAATGAAATTAGTGCAGAGGTGGGAGAAGAATAATACAACAAGTTGGCATTTGATTCTTTGTCATTAATTAATGAAAGCTCTTTACAATCCCTGGGGAATGGGTGGTTATGTGATACGCCCATCtgacacatgcaaacacatcgGCTCATAGCTGGAAGATACAGTAAAATATGCCTAATATGAACGTTATACCGCTAATGGAAACTTTAAATCTTGTCTGAAAACTAAATATGGCACTTTATAGGATATAAACCTGAACAAGATATAAAGaggattaaataaaacaaataaacacttcaTGTCTGAGTAGTAATGAGAGCTAGAACTGAAAGAGCAATCAAGATAAAGGTGAGAAAGACACTGAGTGGGCGGTTCTGGTAATGCAAAAGCACTAGAGcaatgaaataatgatgagcATGACCGGAGACTAGCTTGAGTTACGTCCTGTGCAGTTCACATGTGTTGACCTAGTCGCAACGAAAGGAGAAGGAAGGACAGAAGGAGCATAGCTGCAAAACCTTGAGAGCAGATACGTCTGAGGGACACTGAGCAGTCGCAGTAAGTGAAATATCTCATGTTTAGGCTTCAGATGTTAGTTTGACATCCGAGCAGTAGGACTGAGCTCCTTTGACTGACttatatttttaacatttagaGGATAAAAGACACCAgccactgcagagctgctgtgtcaTCCTGTGTTGTAGGTGATCCTGCAGATGTATCAATACAAATCATGATAGCATCTTTAACATGCTGTTAAGCCAGAATGGATCATTTGAATGTTAATGTACAATTTAAATAATCGTTCCAACTGAACTGGACTGGAATCTCAAAGTTGATCATTCTGATTCTTGTCATGatgtaatttttaattttataggTGCCTAAAAGTCTAAAAGTGCATGTCTTCGTTTCTTCTGCAAACCAGGATGCAGATGAAGATAATGGCGCCCTTTCTGAGGCGACTACAAGCGTCAGCAGTGATGACGCCAGCGGCGCTTGGACCTTCGAGTGGAGTCTGGTGCACAGCCTGAGTCCTGAGTGGGAACTTAATATCTGTGACGCCGACATCCAATCCAGGTGACTGTATCCTGTAGCCTGATTTCAGAAACCACTTTTTACTGGGAACTGGCCTATATTGGAACGAGGCACTCAAGGACACACATTAAGTTAATGATAATGATGTGACTGACAGAAAGGAACTGTAAAAGACATTTGACATTTGTGCAATTGTGTCCTTCCTACTTTAGctctccacatccagaggactGTTCAGAAAGTGGCAGATCCCTCAGCCTGGAGAGACACGGTGTGGCCCCAGGAGAAATGACACGGCTGGACTCCTCTGCTGCACGTGGTACTGAAAACTCCTGGATGGATGAACCGAGGGGCAGAGACAGGTCTCGCCACACATCAGGTCTGACAGGTATACGGCAGTACAAAAGTCTGTGAatcctttgaaatgtttttttttttttaagtaaaagtTGGTCATAAATTGGTCTAATCCTCATTCAACTAACATAGCAAttttttcttccacaaaaaTCATGAATGACCTCAAATATGAGAAATTATAGCAGGACCAGAATCTCTGAGATGTTTCCCAAATTACCTCAATTAATTTATTGTATTTGTACAAATTATCATGAAATATGACAGTTCTGCTGAAAAGATTATGGTAATGACTTCAAACAGGATGGAAACATTTGTGTCAGATGACAAGCTTCTGTGAAGCTACTTATTGGATCATAAAAGTTTTAATCACAAGAAGCCTGCTGTAAGCAATGCATTGCTAAAAGAGATTTCCAAAGATATTTGTAGATTTGTACGATaaatgaagggttttttttttttcatggtagaaaaataaaattgcaaATGTCCATTTGCTGTGTTCAATAAATGCTTAAGCCGTTGCGAAGTCTTGTGTAGGGTTAGCTGAAACACACCATGTTTGGCAAAATTTGGATGCAGATTTGATTACCTTGTATGACATGTAGTATTTGTGTGTAAAACTAGAACAGGTCATCACTTCCTCCAGTATATTTTGTTGTATGTCTTCAGTTATAGATAAGCTACATTCTTAGCGTGCAAGTGTCCTTGTGTTTTTGCTCTTGTACCAGCAGATGTTCGAAGGGTAACAGCAATGTATGATTTTCAGAGTCCAGAGGAAACAGGGAACAAGAGAGCGGCTATTTCTCCCCAGACAGAAGAGGTAACGGTGAGCGTCCGATGGAGGAGGTCAACAAGCGGCAGTATCGATACTATGAGAGGGGGCATCCTCTTCCGAGCAACTACGTCCCTGAGCCCAAAGCCTGTGTTCCCTACAGGAATATCAACCTGGGATTGCCCTCAGAGAGAAGAAGTGCAGAAACGTACATGCAAGACTCTTGGAGGAGCGAATCTCCACAGAGATACACGTACCACTCCAACTTCAGACGAGGAGCCGACTCTCAGACTAACTCTCCGACACGCCAGAGCTCTGTGAGCCCAGACCGCCACAAGCTGAACGACACTTCCAAGGGACAAAGGAGAGGGAGTTCTCTGTCTAGAAATCAGCCGCATTCCTTGTCTCACAGCTCCTCTCAGCTTCTGTCGCACGGCGCCTCTCGCCATACATCAGGCAGGTCCAGTCCATCTCACAGGAGAGGCTCCATTGCTTCTCGCACTGCCTCGCCCTCTCGAGCGACGCCTTCTCACAGGCGCCCAGACTCTTTACTTTTACAGAATGGGGAAATTAATGCTTCGAAGGGGTGCAGCCGAGAGTCGAGGAGTCCATCGCAAATGTCAAACAAGCACAGTCTGGACTCTGAGAGACTCTACAGGAACCTTGAGTCGATCTCTCGCCGTGGCTCTTCGGCCATTCAGCAAAACTCGCGCGAAGGATCCCAAGCCTCGCCACGAAacagaacagctgtgaacagctTGGCCAACACTCGAACTCGCAACAGCAGAGAAGTATCCCCCTCTAGGAATGGCTACAGTACTCAAAGCCACACGCCACAAAGGGAGATCCAGtccagagagagcagactgacCCCTTCTCAAGGTTCCTGGCAGGGGTCTTCTCACTCTTTACTCAGCCTCCCACCCTCACATGGATCCTCCTCGCCGAGGCGGGGTGTTGACTTCCAGCCCCTCGGTGCTTCACTGTCACATGTTCCAATGGCAGAAACTGACAAAGTGAATGCTAAAGTCAGCAGTGACAGAAGCAACAGCAACATGCGGCGAGGCATGGATGCCCTGCTCATCTCTGAGCCAAAGAAAAGTGCAGCTGAAGTGGAAGAGGTAAGTGTATCACCAAATACAAAGTGTGAGTTGTAGCCCGCCTATTGTTATTGCTCTCTCCATAGTAGCAACATTAGCTTGTCTGCGTGGCTCACACAGCTCAGCCTTCACTCAACACATGTTACTTTACTTTTATCACCCATCAAGAGCTGCAGACTTGGAGATGCACTCATCCAGTCATCCAACAATCACAATTTAGTACAAGTCAAGCTCTCTCAAATATgtataatttgatttttttttctgtttacaacacagcagctttaaagagaaaatgttCTCTTGCTACCTAATATGGCCCACCAACAGATGTCCTGATAAAGAGATAATACTTGTGAAGTACCTGCACTGTTTCTGATTCTCAGCAAACGTGTCCATCTTGTTGAAGCAACTTCAGAAATGTCAATATGCATCACGCTGAAATGGGATTTTCCAGTGTCTTTCCAGTGTCACATAGATCCTAAATGGTTGAACCACTTTAACTTATGACTGCTCACTTGACTTCAGATGGGAGCTAGTATAAATAATTATTAATTTCCATCTAGATGCATTCCTTTCCTAATGACACAGCAAGAACTTGAAAACAGCCAAAATCCCAGAATTTACAGTCCCTGTGAACTGTGACTTTTTCAAATTGTCACTTTCAGATTTCAGGGTATGATCTGATGTCCTTGCGATCGCTATTTTTCCTCCTATAAAACTGTTTGGAGAGTCCCTGAAACAGCTgagctccccctccccctcctccggtCGGCATAAACATGCTAACTAGCCAAGGTTCATCTGCGATCAAACCTCACAGAGATCTCTCCTGTCATTTGTGTCTTATCATTTTGAATCTAAGATGGGGATGACCATGGAGGATTACATATTGTTGGCTGATATTCCAAAGATCCAGCTGGAGTCAGAGGAAGAGGTTTCAGGCCTGAGATGGAGGAACCAGAGTCCCAGTCCCTGCAGAGACCAAAGAGTCAGGACGCCCAGGTTGGTGGTAATCAGACGGTATCAAGTCAGAGTGGAATCACTTAAACTCTCTTAGTGTattcctctcttttcttcaaGATGAGACAAGCATGTCTAACATGTTAAGAAGAGACATTTGTCCATTCAATTCTGATAAGGTATCAAGACAAAGCTGACACTCACAGTTCAAGGTTTGAGCctgatgagagagggagaggcagagaaagaggaagagaccggagagaaaaatgcAGAGACTTTGAGAATGGATGGTCGTCTCGAAGACATTCTGCAGCATCTCTTCACACGCAGGTAAGAAGAAGGTCTGTAGAAATATTCCCTGCAAATAAAAGTGTCGAATTACCAACCAAGACTGTGTCTGTTCTGTCAAAGTCTTCAGACAACCAGAGTGGGAAACACAAATCTTCCAGAGTGAAGGAGAGAGCTCCTGTTGAACACCCGCAGACGCAGGTGAGGATGCTCATGACTCCCTGTATTTATGCAAATCCCATGAGCCTTTGGAGGAAAGTGGGCCACTCACACAATCATATAAAAGTAGCTTCTGTTGCTTATCTCAGCCTTTTTGCAGAAGCAGCTTGCGGGAGATATTTATGACCCAGCACCATGTCTTTTAGGGCAGCATGTTCATTTAATACATCATGGTTATTCATACCCCCTACTGTCGGGTCCTGCTGTGCGTATGCCGTTTTGTCATGCTTAGAACTGCAGAGTCAACCCAAGGAAAGAAAGTTAATCTTGTTCTGTTCCTGCTTTCACACGAGCTTGTAGTTTCACACgatattcacacattttcattgagtatcgagagctgtgtgtgtgtgatcacacgtttctgacttcctgttttaaatCACTGTGCATTTTGTCTCTTTCACCTCCTTCTCCATGCGACACATATTGGAATTAACATTGTGTATGGTGagtattttagtttatttatttggagTTAACATGCTCCAAAACCACCTGCTTTCTTTCAAGTTTTTTGTATCAtagttcctctttttttttttttgtacttcctGCTGTTTTACATTGATTGTCGACATACAACGACACACcatatcttctttttttaatgttatcatTCTGCATCATTTCCCATTTCTGAAACGTCTCCCCCTCTGTGCGTGCATTGAAATGATCTCGTAAAGACAGTTTGTCTGCAGCCAGCAGTTTCCGTTTCCTCCAGTTTCACCATCAAAGAGCGAGACGCTAACCACAGCAGAAAGGTTTCATACTCCTCACACTTTAATTACAGACGTTGCTGCTGAAAGGGTTGGATGTCCAGACTGGATGAGAGTGGAAAGgtaaatctgtgtttttcagaatctTACCCGGCTGCATTTAAAAAGAATTCTGTCTGTCAGTTTATGACTTGATTCCTGTTGTAACCACGATCTCAAATAGCGTGACTGGCAGTAGAAAAACCATCAGCACGACTCGTCTTTTGAGGCAGTTGAAGCAGGCGGCATGCTGGAGATCTTAACTTGTCGCTGATTATTCTATTCATTTGTTGCTGATGTCTTTTGTGTTGCAGTGGAAGAAACACTGGTTTGTTCTCGGTGGCACTTCACTGAGGTACTACAGAGACTCAGAGGCCGAGGAGGTATGACTCCATTTTCATTTAGTGCCTCACTGTTTGCCCACATAGGAAATAATCCAGTTCTGTTACTATCTTGACATTTTATCAGCAAATTATACAGCACAGTAATTAGCCTGAGTCACTGCCTTAATTGAGTTGACTGAATTTAAGCTttccttgttgtgctgcagtCTGACGATCTGGACGGAGAGATCGAGCTGACctcctgtgtgaatgtgtcagaCTGTGACGTAGAGAGGAACTATGGACTCCAACTACAAGTAAGTATTTACTGCACTTCTGTTCTGCTCATTGTGTCGATGACAGATGGACGGTCAGCGAGACCCTTGACCCTTGTCCCTGCATtgggctgcttcctgtttaactctgggtgtgtgtgtgtgtgtgtgtgtgtgcgtgtctttCTTTTGATCTCTTCTAGACAAAAAGAGCAGTGTTCACTTTCTCTGCGATGACGTCTAGAATTCGTCGGAACTGGGTGAAGTTACTAAAGCAGGCGATCCAAAACAACACGCAGTGAGTCTGACTTAAAGAGTGGAGTGTTTACGGGATTTAGAAAgacaattttaaaaaacaaagaggaagaaCAGTCAGTGAAGGTGTTTCTTTGGTTATGTGGTTCAAATGAAATAGTATTTTCTGCAGTTGCACATGTAGATGATGACATTATTATTATGAATTGAATTATTGGATTATTGTTGTTACTCCAATGACTACTTTAGGAAGTGTATTTCCTGGTGGGGTGTTTGTTTCACATCAAATTACAACTTTAGGAAATGTGACTGCGTGTTGAATTTCTAAAAGTTGAAATTCTGAAGTATGAAGTAACTGTAGCTGTTGAATAACCTCAGCAAAAGTGAGAATACATTTGGTGGCTTTAAAAGGGATGGAATTTGAAGTACAGGTTGTCGTAAGTGCAATCGCACTCATACAAAGATAATATTTTTATAAAATGGTTACATATAGCAGAGAGTTTTTTAGGTTTATTTATATTCAAACCAGAtataattattttattcataaataAGAAGATTTTCTAAAAAGCACCAATGATGAACAAGCAGATTTAATATTGCCCTTTTACAATGTAAAAGTAATGTTTGAAAAAACTCTATCATACATTAATTAATATTTGCACATTAATTCACACACAAAAGTGACATACAAGTCGGGTCATTGCaagctttttcattttgtggcaAATCCAGTGTGATTGGGCTGAAACTCAAtgagaaaaacacttaatttcaACATTATTACATGCAGGATTTAAATAAAGGGTGACTTATAAAGTCTTTTGGAGGTGTGAAAGCTTCTGTGCAGCAATCATCAATCATGTGAAAAATCGGATATATTGAAAATTATTGATAAACATATTACATGGTTAACGATATCTGTTTATAGTGTTGTTCCTGCAGAAAATACTAAAATGTGACTCTGAAATGACGTGTTGGCCAGGCCTGAACGTTCATGTAAAGAAATGCAGACGATGTGATTGGGTGGTCCAGCAGCAGCGACCCCCCCTTGCTCTTCTGTCTTCATATGGGTAACCCTATCCTCCCGTGTTTCATTCATTCTGCTCTCAGCCAATCGGACACCGGCAGCGAGAAAGAGAAGCCCCTCTCCCGGCCTGCGTCGTCATGCCAACCCCCTGCTCGGTTCACCTGCGACGACTCTGGCTATGAACCTGCCACTTCCACCGCCGCCAACGCCACAGCTGCAGACTCCCATCAGGCCGACCGCCACTCGGTAGACGGAGGCGCGAGCGCAGACGTGTCTCCGGCCagtcagagggaggaaggggagggCTGGGACCGCGAGCAAGCCAAGCGGCTGGAGGAGCGGAACAAGTGGTTTGAGGAGGGCGTCCCCTTCAGTGAGATGGGCAGCAGGTGGGACTCCATGGAGCTGAAAAAGGGGAGTGTGCCCGTCCCCGTTATTGATACCATGGACTCCGAGGTCAGCCGGAAGTGGGTCGAATTTGAGACGATGTCTTTCAGGGACATGAGTGCACAGACGCTCATTGGCGCACAGGCCCGGCAGTCAAGCACCCAGCAGGTATCAGAGCCTCCCGTCAGTCCCCAGACTTATAACTCAATCCCTGAAGAGGCGGTACAGTCTGCCGCCGCCTCACAAGCTGACATATCAGGCTCAAAGGAAACCCCTCCACGTACAGATGTTGCCCAAAATATTCAAACTAATACAGCAGAAGCTCTTCAGAGGGAGGTAAGACGGCAAATTAACTCAGACAATTCATAAAGTTCAAAAGGTCATGTGTAAAGATTCCAGTCAGAGGAAGTAAATAACATACTGATAATTCGTCCATCTCTTTCAGGCTGTTTCTCTCCGCGAGCAGGTGGAGAGCATCAAAAGGGAGCGTGCAGCCATGGGGATCGATGTGGAGAGCCCATGTGGACC
The nucleotide sequence above comes from Salarias fasciatus chromosome 6, fSalaFa1.1, whole genome shotgun sequence. Encoded proteins:
- the LOC115390569 gene encoding myosin phosphatase Rho-interacting protein-like — protein: MTRLDSSAARGTENSWMDEPRGRDRSRHTSESRGNREQESGYFSPDRRGNGERPMEEVNKRQYRYYERGHPLPSNYVPEPKACVPYRNINLGLPSERRSAETYMQDSWRSESPQRYTYHSNFRRGADSQTNSPTRQSSVSPDRHKLNDTSKGQRRGSSLSRNQPHSLSHSSSQLLSHGASRHTSGRSSPSHRRGSIASRTASPSRATPSHRRPDSLLLQNGEINASKGCSRESRSPSQMSNKHSLDSERLYRNLESISRRGSSAIQQNSREGSQASPRNRTAVNSLANTRTRNSREVSPSRNGYSTQSHTPQREIQSRESRLTPSQGSWQGSSHSLLSLPPSHGSSSPRRGVDFQPLGASLSHVPMAETDKVNAKVSSDRSNSNMRRGMDALLISEPKKSAAEVEEMGMTMEDYILLADIPKIQLESEEEVSGLRWRNQSPSPCRDQRVRTPRYQDKADTHSSRFEPDERGRGRERGRDRREKCRDFENGWSSRRHSAASLHTQSSDNQSGKHKSSRVKERAPVEHPQTQGWMSRLDESGKWKKHWFVLGGTSLRYYRDSEAEESDDLDGEIELTSCVNVSDCDVERNYGLQLQTKRAVFTFSAMTSRIRRNWVKLLKQAIQNNTHQSDTGSEKEKPLSRPASSCQPPARFTCDDSGYEPATSTAANATAADSHQADRHSVDGGASADVSPASQREEGEGWDREQAKRLEERNKWFEEGVPFSEMGSRWDSMELKKGSVPVPVIDTMDSEVSRKWVEFETMSFRDMSAQTLIGAQARQSSTQQVSEPPVSPQTYNSIPEEAVQSAAASQADISGSKETPPRTDVAQNIQTNTAEALQREAVSLREQVESIKRERAAMGIDVESPCGPGAPCRAKLEAMEAAHMKALQELQEKHAKELKELEEEKNRMLLEESQAAARAMEALRAAHREELEKSRRLAGGEAHVDSSYRGHMPQADVLHSELDVLSDRYSQKCLELSRTEHSTRTRDAELSRKDRELEQLRRENQELKVKLAEEISRMRYFITGQRSDVVSVGNKERAASEVETLLRAKENEVQYLKKEISCLQDEVQSLTKEKEAAYERYKEAYVELSNTRGRGQLEMGSLNEHLRLANAALQEGSRQT